The DNA segment tgacctcctatctattGATtgtacaaactgctgacctacaaacTTCTGATCAAGTAAAAGACTGATGAtagactaaagctctgctgttcaatctactgccttgagtcaagctctgctgatcatgacaagtactgctgggttcacatcagtggaaggatgcagcagtagtttaaatgtctttatgtaatgaaatgtaataacagtagttagcatagcagaggttgtatagatcagaggttagagtttgttaggaggttagatgtcactttcatggtgacgtcagcttagatgcttcagtggtttgctcgtgcctataaatagaatagtgctctgtactgttctattagctctttcactatcttcttcctgcacgaacaaatactgtgagctcaggctaagggggagtttgttgcatacttgcaaattgtaatcgttgttgaaattaaattcaatcattcggttcaatgttaaacttgtatgttaaaagcaattctcctatttgattgtgaaaagtttgcttccatcttaattctgctgcacaactcattcatcttcatattaattcaaacgtaaaacacaaccaaaaccaaactcagatcctaacacgtATCGTTCGGATAATTCGCTTTGCTCATTCTCTTGGATTTCccaatctttactcgtgcgttatttcaaGGGATTCTtatacgcaaccaatgtgagcaTACTCGACCCCTTTTTACGCTTTATGCACTTTTTGGGCGTAACATGTATTAATTAACAAATCCACTTGTACACTCAAACCTACGCAATTATGCATTCCAACAAACACGTTATTCGTTATACTTCGGATGTTTATACATGATAGCTTCAACTTGTGTTTCCATGCTATTCGTCGTGTTTAGATTGTTTATGCATGTCAATTTTAATTTGTGTATTCATGCTATTCGTTATGTTTAGATTGTCTATGTATGCTAGTTAAGACGTGAATACAAAGTTGCCATGTTAGATTGAAACAAACTTTTGTACTTATACTtttattcaaacttgtatgctcgccagtgCTTTTGTACTGATCCATGCTTTTAATATATGTTGCAGGATTGTGACAGATGAATCCAGTAGGATTGCCTAGAAACTCATTTAAACTTTATTGCTCGTTGTATTGTAATTTACTTTCAATCCTGTTGTATTCTGGTTTCAATACTTGTAATATTTCATTTTATTAATGAAATGAAATATAATTATTTGAATACTTATTgtgcattttttttaaatttgttatattCTAGATCAAACCATGTAAAATGTAAACATTAAATACTtgacacaaatagcgttatgaagtctcgagcaatctacgcacttcgtctcatcccgatgtttccgccatcggttggggtgtgacacttaggaaagcattctggaccattaaaccataattctgcattatatttcgCAGTTAAAATGCTTATTTTTGCTGAATTATGCAGAATTCTTCAGTTTTTgagagttttaggcactttccggcacttaaactatcactaggaaggcagttttatgatccttacttccTTACACACTattctagtgtaactcttggtttcgggctcattctgtgtcttaacatcatgtcTTTCTGAGTACTGGACTCCCGTCAGTActtctagtttgtctgataactgtgctaactttgttCTGTGCACTAAATGAACTCTATTgtgttgcatgcaataatgaCAAGAAATCATGCAACATGTAATGCACTTGCATGTATATGATAGAAATTAGAAAATCATTCATGTCATTAATCCAAATCAGGCACAATCATTAAGATACAAATTACTGTTTAATTATTGTACGGATACACGGAAaattgacagttgtcacattttaTGACTTACTGGTTTTGTCTTCAACATATACCGGCTTGTCACGACGGTCTGCCttccacaacaaactcatttttgcaaCAACTAAAGCCCTCTCAAGCAGTTGAATAGCAGAAATTTCTTTAATATCCTGGTACCATATCTCGTTAACCGAAGCTTCCAAGTTTTTCGAAAGAATTTCTTCTGCACCCTGAAAGTTCATCTTCACCGGTATCACCCCTGATTTAATTAAAACAACTTTGACTTCCATTCATGGTATGATTTAGGAAGGGTAAGAAGAATCTTTTTCGCCGCAGAACGTTGCATAATGGAGTAGAACCCCAGTGAACAGTGTAATTGGTAGAATACCCGGAATCGATCAACCAATGGTTCAATACCCATTGATTGGCAAAGAAATTCGAAATGGCGTATTCGAACCATCCCCATAGGGTGCAACTGCGATAAATGAAATCTATAATAACCCAGAACTTCAAGTAAACATTTGGTAATCGGCAGTCGGAAATTCCCATCGGCGAAATAATCCCAGAACAACGTGATGTAACCGGTCGGAGCTTGTGCCGCTATTTGACCTTCTTTTGGGCAGATAGCACCCCAACTGTCGGGAAATTTAAAACTTTTAACAAGATCGTTAAAGGTTTCTTCCGACCACTTCAATGGTGGCAAAGACGAAGACATATCTTCTGCTGAAGTTTTTTGTTTTTCACCGGTGGACATGAGGGTTATAAAACTCAGTTGCAGACCTATTTAAAGAAAACTAAGGTGGGGAAGATGAAAGGTTTTTGAAGACGATTGCTTAAAGAAGAAGTAGGATTGGGGTATATATACTCATCGCCATTAATGGCCTGGGAACCGTACAACCCCGTTTTTCAGGAAAACACGGTATCCAAGGCAGTAAGGGCGAGTGGTGAAACAACAAGTGCTTCACGCGCGCGTGGAAACCACGACTGACGACGCCCAATTAATGTTTGAGATCTGACACGGTTAACAGCCTGTCACATAACCGTCAGATGTCAACATCAGCACAGTACCTTTTACCAACTTGCCTGCCACAAAACAAgcttttttcaaaatttaaatcaTGGAAACCTCACCTTGAAGAAACAGAAAGATCTTTGCAAGAAGTTTGTTCATACCCTGCACCAAGCAACTTTGTTTACTTCTCAACAGCAAAAGCGCACACTCCATTTTttatagtccagtgctccacctACTTGCCATTTGCGCATAGGAGCaccactggactggggggacttgaaggagtatggtcccaaaaaccttacGCAAGCACAAAGGACCATACCATAATTATACTCCAAGGTCATCTTAAAAcaaaccttgcgcggccgcgccaCGAGTTTAAGTAAGATCTGGAAAGATCAGTCCTCAATGACTACGCGCCGGAGGAAGGAAAGACAAATATTCAATTAACACCCTTGCGCGTGCCTGCGCAAGGGTACAATTAAACTTGAAGATTTAACAGTAAAAGACAAGTCTTGAACATATCCGCGCGCATGAGGTAAGGACTTGAACAAAAGGAATCTTTTCTGTTATAACAGAACGGACACGTGGCAAAAGATCAAAGGCTTACAGCTGTAGATCTTCTAGAAGGCATTAAAGGATCATCGTGCATGGCCtaattcggttataaccgaatgtgACGTGGCAATATCTAGAACCTTCATTTAAATCACGATGATGGCAACAATTTACATGCAGATCTAGATCAAACTACTTTCCATGTGGCATCTCCCTAGTTGTTAATCAGAATCGCGATCCGTGTGCATGGATGGGGAGATAACTGTAGACGGAAAAGAAGATTCCGTTATTCTCCCCAGTTATATTTTTGGCGCcaaacttcggctataaataagagaatTCAGGTACAAGTCATGGACACACTTCACTTACTTTCACTCTTACTACTTCATCTTCTTGAGATCACTGTACCTATTCTCACACCTGAGGGTGGTCACgcagagaacccccattctccccgtggcgagggTAACGACGTTTCTGTTTTGCAGTGATTTCCGGCGAAGTAGTGTCCAACAATTATCGGCGAGAGGATTAACCATTTTATGCAGAAATCCTACCCGCAGATCTAAACTGATTCCGGTCATTTAGATCTGGTGTTTCTTCAATTATACTTTtattaattaagtatttaaaaaaaattagtttgaCCCATCTCATTTTAGGCATGCACCCTTTATGTTTTTTGGACAGTAGAGGATAATGAGAGAGGAAATGAAATGGCACAATATGAttgagtgggggggggggggaagttTGCCCCATCTCATTAGACATTCATCCTATGAAGCACGGGGACTATGAGCCTCTAGTACCCGTCCCGGGGACGGTTTGGGGACGGAAACACCGCGGGGACGGCTGGGGACATTTTCAAAACGTATCCTGAAATCGGGGGACAACAACCAAACGTTTCGGGGACGGCAACCAAACGTTTCCTTTCATTTTTAGGGtttccaagaagaagaagatgaagagtaGAAGAAAACGAGGAAAACAGCGGCAACCAAACGTTTCCTTCCATTTTTATGATTGCCATGAAGAAGAGATgaagagcagaagaagatgaggAAGACAGTGGGCAGCAGCTTGGTTTTAGGTTTAGGGTTATGCAACTTTAAGTATTTTGACATTTAGCCCCTCTATTTTTCACTAGTTTCTATTTATTTTCTAAAACTCGTAAAAATTTACATGAAAGTGTAAAATTAGTTTGTACATTTTAACATTTAATCCTCTTTATTTTCACTAGTTTACATTTGGTCCTTAAGTTTATAAATTATTACATGAAAAGTATAAAAGTAAAcattatatgtgtatatataaattataatagctatttttaaaaaagaaaattttgCCGTACCCATATGTTGGATTTTTGAGTTTTACCCTTCCCCGTACCCTAATCCCGTACCCGTTTTCGTGCTACATTACACCCTAAGACTAGAAGGTATAGGGGCCGGCTTAGGCCCGGcgaggaccggcgccggtcccccacacagcccccccccccccccccccggcccgTCCCGGCTTCACCAGCAACCCACGACCGTTCTTGCAGGGCCTCCTTCTCCTTtcttctctcacatatacctatacatacatacatatatatacacaaagggGTTCATCCtccaccccctaggtccatcccctccaaaCCACTCCTACGTAACGGTGACGTGACGGCCCATCCTTGGAGGACTTGCCTCCTCCATACCTTCCGGTCTAACAAACCAAACAAATACCAGACCGAACCGAATTCACACTTTCACACTACTCCCCATCATATGACTAAAACCCTGAAGACAAGTCAAAAGTCTTCATGGGAAAAATCAACCCTTGACCATCTTCCCCCACCCACACCCACCTGTTCTTCACCATCCATCAACCTCTCCCAAATTCATCTGAAATGCTCACCAAATTCACCCTCAAAACCCTAAaatgaccaccaccaccatcctcctctCCACCATCATCCtcctactcaccaccaccaccgtcaccgccGTCATCCGCCCCGGCCAATCCCTCTCCGCCTCAAACCCTACCTCCACCTGGACCTCCCCTAACAACACCTTCTCCTTCGGCTTCATCTCCGACTCCGGCGCCACCTTCGCCGCCGTCACCTACAACGGAATTCCACTCTGGAAAGCCGGCGGCGACTCCGGCGCCGTTGACTCTACTGCCACAATCACCCTCACTAACTCCGGCAACCTCCAGTTAACCAACGGCTCCTCCGGCGCCGTCGTCTGGCAGTCCAACACCGCCGACCGCGGCGTCACAATTGCCGATCTCAACGATTCCGGCAACCTCATCCTCCAAAACTCAACAAATTCCGTTGTCTGGAGCTCGTTCGAAAACCCTACCGATACGATTCTCCCGAACCAAAACTTTACCGTCGGAAACGTCCTCCGATCCGGTCTATACTCTTTCCGGCTAGTTACCTCAGGCAACATCACTCTCCGATGGAACGATTCCATCGTTTATTGGACGTTAGGGTTGAATTCGTCAGTTAACACTAATCTGACGTCACCAACCCTAGGGCTCCAATCTATAGGTATATTATCTCTTTCAGATCCAACACTTTCCACATCTGTTATTATGGCTTACAGTAGTGATTATGCTGAAGGTACTGATATTTTTAGGTTTACTAAACTTGATAATGATGGTAACTTAAGAATTTACAGTTCATCTGCTGGTAATACTGGTAATCAAAACGTTAGATGGGCTGCTGTTAGTGATCAGTGTCAAGTGTTTGGGTATTGTGGTAATTTAGGGATTTGTAGTTACAACGGTTCGGATCCAGTATGCGGTTGTCCGTCTAGGAATTTCGATCCGGTTGATGTTAGGGATAGTAGGAAAGGGTGTAGGAGGAAGGTTGAGATCGAGAATTGCCCCGGGAGTTCGACTATGTTGGAGTTGGATAATGCTCGGTTTTTAACGTACCCGCCTGAGTTGTCGTCGCAGGTGTTTTTTATCGGGATTTCGGCTTGTAGGTTGAATTGTCTTGTTAGTGGTTCGTGTATCGCGTCTACGTCGTTGTCGGATGGGACGGGTTTGTGTTATTTGAAAGTGCCGAGTTTTGTTAGCGGTTATCAGTCGCCTGCGCTTCCTAGTACGTCGTATTTAAAAGTGTGTGGGCCGGTGACACCGAATACTGGTGTTTTGGAGAAGGGTACGCGGTGGAAGCTTAGACCGTGGGTTGtcgtggttgtggtggtgggtacGCTTTTTGGTCTGGTTGCTGCTGAACTTGGTTTATGGTACTGGTGTTGTAGAAACAGCCCGAAACTTGGTGTGTTATCGGCTCAATACGCGCTTCTCGAGTATGCCTCTGGTGCCCCGGTTCAGTTTTCATACAAGGATCTCCAACGGGCCACGAAAG comes from the Helianthus annuus cultivar XRQ/B chromosome 4, HanXRQr2.0-SUNRISE, whole genome shotgun sequence genome and includes:
- the LOC110936809 gene encoding G-type lectin S-receptor-like serine/threonine-protein kinase At1g34300, which encodes MTTTTILLSTIILLLTTTTVTAVIRPGQSLSASNPTSTWTSPNNTFSFGFISDSGATFAAVTYNGIPLWKAGGDSGAVDSTATITLTNSGNLQLTNGSSGAVVWQSNTADRGVTIADLNDSGNLILQNSTNSVVWSSFENPTDTILPNQNFTVGNVLRSGLYSFRLVTSGNITLRWNDSIVYWTLGLNSSVNTNLTSPTLGLQSIGILSLSDPTLSTSVIMAYSSDYAEGTDIFRFTKLDNDGNLRIYSSSAGNTGNQNVRWAAVSDQCQVFGYCGNLGICSYNGSDPVCGCPSRNFDPVDVRDSRKGCRRKVEIENCPGSSTMLELDNARFLTYPPELSSQVFFIGISACRLNCLVSGSCIASTSLSDGTGLCYLKVPSFVSGYQSPALPSTSYLKVCGPVTPNTGVLEKGTRWKLRPWVVVVVVVGTLFGLVAAELGLWYWCCRNSPKLGVLSAQYALLEYASGAPVQFSYKDLQRATKGFKEKLGAGGFGAVYKGVLANRTTVAVKQLEGIEQGEKQFRMEVATISSTHHLNLVRLIGFCSEGRHRLLVYEFMKNSSLDTFLFAPEEQLQSVKMLDWETRFNIALGTARGITYLHEECRDCIVHCDIKPENILLDENHNAKVSDFGLAKLVNPKDHRYRTLTSVRGTRGYLAPEWLANLPITSKSDVYSYGMVLLEIVCGRRNFEVSEQTNRKKFSVWAYEEVDKGNIEAIIDTKLRNHEQVDMDQVRRVIEVSFWCIQEQPSQRPMMGKVVQMLEGVAEVGKAPAPKAGTTIDGSVAGTSVNMSSSVSTLGTSVVPPSSSSSVQTTKGSSFASGMNIEKVSSSLLTHSDTM